The following coding sequences are from one Hyalangium gracile window:
- a CDS encoding tetratricopeptide repeat protein has translation MPSRLRALSLLALLVAAACDDTPKIDPKDRAEGLYIKGTTEYLHGDFEAALASFSEMKQILPNDPRLPAAVGEVYLSMGKLNEALAEFQTALVLEPKRSTTWSRVGFIQAQTGKTEEALSSLRKAIGLYPNDFNALEQLGEIHLKRGEKDEALRHFTLAAQASPDKLKPDFVIRAAEILQQQDRHAEALELLRKFAGQGVRAPEVLTALGDELVRAGKMDEAAASYREAAGKSPKDPSLWELVGRIYASQGKRADALAAFQESLKVKDRAIVHVAIAQLHLAQQDRKAAEEELGKAFESVSGSDVRELLELSELLVTFGRKADALKILSNLASEPDNARSADLQLRTARLARELKDEATVKAACGRVVGNDAGGVSACP, from the coding sequence ATGCCCTCGCGCCTGCGCGCCCTCTCGCTGCTTGCCCTGCTCGTCGCCGCTGCCTGTGACGACACGCCCAAGATCGATCCCAAGGATCGCGCCGAGGGGCTCTACATCAAGGGCACCACCGAGTACCTCCACGGGGACTTCGAGGCGGCGCTCGCCTCGTTCAGCGAGATGAAGCAGATCCTCCCGAACGATCCGCGCCTGCCCGCCGCCGTGGGCGAGGTCTACCTCTCCATGGGCAAGCTCAACGAGGCCCTCGCCGAGTTCCAGACGGCGCTGGTGCTCGAGCCCAAGCGCTCCACGACGTGGAGCCGCGTCGGCTTCATCCAGGCGCAGACGGGAAAGACGGAGGAGGCGCTGTCCTCCCTGCGCAAGGCCATCGGCCTTTACCCCAATGACTTCAACGCCCTGGAGCAGCTCGGGGAGATCCACCTGAAGCGCGGCGAGAAGGACGAGGCCCTCCGCCACTTCACGCTCGCGGCCCAGGCCAGTCCGGACAAGCTCAAGCCCGATTTCGTGATCCGCGCGGCGGAGATCCTCCAGCAGCAGGACCGGCACGCCGAGGCGCTCGAGCTGCTGCGGAAGTTCGCGGGGCAGGGCGTCCGGGCCCCCGAGGTGCTCACCGCCCTGGGTGACGAGCTGGTGCGCGCCGGGAAGATGGACGAGGCCGCGGCCTCCTACCGCGAGGCGGCGGGCAAGTCGCCCAAGGATCCGTCCCTCTGGGAGCTCGTCGGGCGGATCTACGCCAGCCAGGGGAAGCGGGCGGATGCGCTGGCCGCCTTCCAGGAGTCACTGAAGGTGAAGGACCGCGCCATCGTCCACGTGGCCATTGCCCAGCTTCACCTGGCCCAGCAGGACCGCAAGGCCGCCGAGGAGGAGCTGGGCAAGGCCTTCGAGAGTGTGTCGGGCTCGGACGTGCGCGAGCTGCTCGAGCTGTCGGAGCTGCTCGTCACCTTCGGGCGCAAGGCGGACGCGCTGAAGATCCTCAGCAACCTCGCCTCGGAGCCGGACAACGCCAGGAGCGCGGACCTCCAGCTCCGCACCGCGCGGCTGGCGCGAGAGCTGAAGGACGAGGCCACCGTCAAGGCCGCGTGCGGCCGGGTGGTGGGCAACGACGCGGGCGGCGTCTCCGCCTGCCCGTGA
- the eno gene encoding phosphopyruvate hydratase, whose product MTEIAQVLAREVLDSRGNPTVEAEVHLSGGARGRAAVPSGASTGEHEVLELRDGDKNRYLGKGVKKAVANVMETIAPELMGMDATDQVSVDMRMRELDGTPNKGKLGANAILAVSMATARAAAEAFGLPLYRYVGGLQARTLPVPLMNILNGGAHADTRVDVQEFMVVPAGASSFAEGVRWGAEVFHALKKILKSRKFATGVGDEGGYAPDLPANEEALKLIMEAISAAGFKAGEQIYLALDVAASEFFDKASKKYKLKGEGKEYDSAGIIDYYRGLCERYPIVSIEDGMAEDDWEGWRKITETLGGKIQLVGDDLFVTNVERLSRGIQTSTANSILVKVNQIGSLTETFDAVRMAHRAGYTSIMSHRSGETEDTTIADLAVALDCGQIKTGSASRSDRVAKYNQLLRIEQELGAGARYAGRTAIKGTQAK is encoded by the coding sequence ATGACCGAGATCGCTCAAGTCCTGGCGCGTGAAGTGCTCGACTCCCGTGGCAACCCCACCGTGGAGGCCGAGGTCCATCTGTCCGGTGGGGCCCGTGGCCGTGCGGCCGTGCCCTCCGGCGCCTCCACCGGCGAGCACGAGGTGCTCGAGCTGCGGGACGGGGACAAGAACCGTTACCTGGGCAAGGGTGTGAAGAAGGCCGTGGCGAACGTCATGGAGACGATCGCCCCCGAGCTCATGGGCATGGACGCCACCGACCAGGTGTCCGTGGACATGCGCATGCGGGAGCTGGACGGCACTCCCAACAAGGGCAAGCTGGGCGCCAACGCCATCCTCGCCGTGTCCATGGCCACCGCGCGCGCCGCGGCCGAGGCCTTTGGCCTGCCGCTCTACCGCTACGTGGGCGGCCTGCAGGCGCGCACCCTGCCGGTGCCGCTGATGAACATCCTCAACGGCGGCGCGCACGCGGACACCCGCGTGGACGTGCAGGAGTTCATGGTGGTGCCCGCCGGCGCCTCCTCCTTCGCCGAGGGCGTGCGCTGGGGCGCCGAGGTGTTCCACGCGCTGAAGAAGATCCTCAAGAGCCGCAAGTTCGCCACCGGCGTGGGCGACGAGGGCGGCTACGCCCCGGACCTGCCGGCCAACGAGGAGGCCCTCAAGCTCATCATGGAGGCCATCAGCGCGGCCGGCTTCAAGGCGGGCGAGCAGATCTACCTGGCGCTGGATGTGGCCGCGAGCGAGTTCTTCGACAAGGCCAGCAAGAAGTACAAGCTCAAGGGCGAGGGCAAGGAGTACGACTCGGCCGGCATCATCGACTACTACCGCGGCCTGTGCGAGCGCTACCCCATCGTCTCCATCGAGGACGGCATGGCCGAGGACGACTGGGAGGGCTGGCGGAAGATCACCGAGACGCTGGGCGGGAAGATCCAGCTGGTGGGGGACGATCTGTTCGTCACCAACGTGGAGCGCCTCAGCCGCGGCATCCAGACCAGCACCGCGAACTCCATCCTGGTGAAGGTGAACCAGATCGGCTCGCTGACGGAGACCTTCGACGCCGTGCGCATGGCGCACCGCGCCGGGTACACCTCCATCATGAGCCACCGCTCGGGCGAGACGGAGGACACCACCATCGCCGACCTGGCGGTGGCGCTCGACTGCGGGCAGATCAAGACGGGCTCGGCGTCGCGCTCGGACCGCGTGGCCAAGTACAACCAGCTGCTGCGCATCGAGCAGGAGCTGGGCGCGGGCGCGCGCTACGCGGGCCGCACGGCCATCAAGGGCACCCAGGCGAAGTGA
- a CDS encoding LysM peptidoglycan-binding domain-containing M23 family metallopeptidase, translating to MPISLRAGHPEPELVSVRHKVAPGETVFRIARKYGITVEELQAANGIKDPRSLSVGQELLIPTVEPELEPSEPHLEWDVAAAPSTSGEASRPATGGAGAPAVAGRVEMPPRPRVSSRPTSSRPGKAASRPEPATKGMLDWPLRGVLYGRFGKKGREPHDGIDLAAPAGTPVKTAQEGTVLYAGEQRGYGLIVIVQHTNGLITLYAHNRDLRVKTGQTVRRSQVIATVGESGRTSGPHLHFEVRVDGKPVDPADYLGPLPAS from the coding sequence CTGCCCATCTCGCTGAGGGCTGGGCACCCCGAGCCGGAGCTCGTCTCGGTCCGACACAAGGTGGCTCCCGGCGAGACGGTGTTCCGCATCGCTCGCAAGTACGGCATCACCGTGGAGGAGCTGCAGGCGGCCAATGGCATCAAGGACCCGCGCAGCCTCTCCGTGGGCCAGGAGTTGCTCATCCCCACCGTGGAGCCCGAGCTGGAACCTTCCGAGCCGCATCTGGAGTGGGACGTGGCGGCGGCTCCTTCCACCAGCGGTGAGGCCAGCCGGCCGGCGACGGGAGGCGCGGGGGCTCCTGCCGTGGCGGGCCGGGTGGAGATGCCTCCGCGACCTCGCGTGTCGAGCCGTCCCACGAGCTCGCGCCCCGGGAAGGCCGCCTCACGTCCCGAGCCGGCGACCAAGGGGATGCTCGACTGGCCGCTTCGAGGCGTGCTGTACGGCCGCTTCGGCAAGAAGGGCCGGGAGCCTCATGACGGCATCGACCTGGCGGCACCCGCGGGGACTCCGGTCAAGACGGCCCAGGAGGGCACCGTCCTCTACGCGGGCGAGCAGCGCGGCTACGGGCTCATCGTCATCGTCCAGCACACGAATGGGCTCATCACCCTGTACGCCCACAACCGGGATCTGCGCGTGAAGACGGGGCAGACGGTGCGTCGCTCCCAGGTCATCGCCACGGTGGGAGAGTCCGGGCGCACCTCGGGGCCCCACCTGCACTTCGAGGTCCGCGTGGACGGCAAGCCCGTGGACCCGGCCGACTACCTGGGGCCCCTCCCAGCCTCGTGA
- the surE gene encoding 5'/3'-nucleotidase SurE, producing the protein MTSTRRPRILVSNDDGYFSEGLQALVEAVSPLGEVWVVAPDREQSAASHAISLHRPLRIKEIRERWFAVDGTPTDSAYLAINHLLKDDRPQIMVSGINHGANLADDVTYSGTVAAAMEGALLGVPAIAFSLASSAPFDFKPAARFARSLVAAALARPLPPRMLLNVNIPGGVEPDGYVVTRLGRHSYGYSVVENVDPRGRKYYWIGGSEYEHEDIPGSDCNAVHLDKRVSVTPLHFDLTDSGRMADVASWTLEGFRRVESGG; encoded by the coding sequence GTGACTTCGACACGACGTCCTCGCATCCTGGTCTCCAATGATGACGGGTACTTCTCCGAGGGCCTCCAGGCCCTCGTGGAAGCCGTCAGCCCGCTGGGGGAGGTGTGGGTGGTGGCTCCGGACCGCGAGCAGAGCGCGGCCTCGCACGCCATCTCCCTGCACCGCCCCCTGCGCATCAAGGAGATCCGCGAGCGCTGGTTCGCGGTGGATGGTACCCCCACCGACAGCGCTTATCTGGCGATCAACCACCTCCTCAAGGATGATCGCCCCCAGATCATGGTCTCTGGGATCAACCACGGCGCGAACCTGGCGGATGACGTCACCTACTCGGGGACGGTGGCCGCGGCCATGGAGGGAGCCCTGCTCGGGGTGCCCGCCATCGCCTTCAGCCTCGCGTCCTCCGCGCCGTTCGACTTCAAGCCGGCGGCGCGGTTCGCCCGCTCGCTCGTGGCCGCCGCGCTCGCCCGGCCCCTGCCTCCGAGGATGCTCCTCAACGTGAACATCCCCGGCGGCGTGGAGCCGGATGGCTACGTCGTCACCCGGCTGGGGCGGCACTCGTACGGGTACTCCGTGGTGGAGAACGTCGACCCCCGTGGCCGGAAGTACTACTGGATCGGGGGCAGCGAGTACGAGCACGAGGACATCCCTGGCAGCGACTGCAACGCCGTCCACCTCGACAAGCGCGTGTCGGTGACGCCGCTGCACTTCGATCTGACGGACTCTGGCCGGATGGCCGATGTGGCGAGCTGGACGCTCGAGGGCTTCCGGCGCGTCGAGTCGGGTGGGTGA
- a CDS encoding sensor histidine kinase → MRLYQQLILFMLAATVLPLAIVGFLLLSSAEAELAERIDAEQRTLASAMAESVASTLMKTVDAMALTAESIPWENLDESEARGALALVFRQSTAVSAVMQLDASGRPMGEPVFYPREEAGHPSFDPASAEILARAVPVQPLRRGEKGEAALGQVYTHSRSGRAAVAVAIKLGSGEGASFVLAEIVFKDLEELLARKAQDTRERIDLVDRGGRILASSDPQRRLGMLEAALQAQVAAEASEAVRSFRVGDPPLRVSAARLPQKLDFDVVVAVDEATALAPVSVMRHTVLVSIGASLAVLLALGALFTRRITSRLSLVASAVEAFRRGELDRRVTLDGYDEISALASTFNQMGAELEQARSRLMRWNDDLRAKVDEAMAELKAAQAQLLEAQKLAAVGQLGAGVAHELNNPLAGILGYVQLMLMSRGETDEDLETLRKIEQSAKRCKEITQNLLRFSQQRARADLRSVDLNAVVREALSLTEHQMKTEGITLKLELSSPPVRVMTDPGHASQVLLALVSNARTAMLKTSTKVLTLRTGEREGRGFLEVEDTGKGILPEHRHRVFEPFFTTKDVWSNVGLGLSVAYRIVSEAGGTIELKSEVGKGSCFTVLMVKA, encoded by the coding sequence ATGAGGCTCTACCAGCAGCTCATCCTCTTCATGCTGGCGGCCACCGTGCTGCCGCTGGCCATCGTCGGCTTCCTGCTCCTGTCGAGCGCCGAGGCCGAGCTGGCCGAGCGCATCGACGCCGAGCAGCGCACCCTGGCCTCCGCCATGGCCGAGAGCGTGGCCAGCACGCTCATGAAGACGGTGGACGCCATGGCCCTGACGGCCGAGTCCATCCCCTGGGAGAACCTGGACGAGAGCGAGGCTCGCGGCGCGCTGGCGCTCGTCTTCCGCCAGTCCACCGCCGTGAGCGCGGTGATGCAGCTGGATGCCTCCGGCCGCCCCATGGGCGAGCCCGTCTTCTATCCTCGAGAGGAGGCGGGACACCCCAGCTTCGATCCCGCCTCCGCGGAGATCCTCGCCCGGGCCGTGCCCGTCCAGCCGCTGCGGCGCGGCGAGAAGGGCGAGGCGGCGCTGGGGCAGGTCTACACCCACTCCCGCAGCGGCAGGGCCGCGGTCGCCGTGGCCATCAAGCTGGGCTCGGGCGAGGGCGCCTCCTTCGTGCTGGCCGAGATCGTCTTCAAGGATCTGGAGGAGCTGCTGGCCCGCAAGGCCCAGGACACCCGCGAGCGCATCGATCTGGTCGACCGCGGCGGGCGCATCCTGGCCAGCTCCGATCCGCAGCGGCGGCTCGGGATGCTGGAGGCTGCCCTCCAGGCACAGGTGGCCGCCGAGGCCAGCGAGGCGGTGCGCAGCTTCCGCGTGGGCGACCCGCCGCTCCGGGTGAGCGCCGCCAGGCTCCCGCAGAAGCTGGACTTCGACGTGGTGGTGGCGGTGGATGAGGCGACGGCGCTGGCGCCCGTGAGCGTCATGCGGCACACGGTGCTGGTGTCCATCGGCGCGTCCCTCGCGGTGCTGCTGGCCCTGGGCGCGCTCTTCACCCGCCGCATCACCTCGCGGCTGTCGCTCGTGGCCTCCGCCGTGGAGGCGTTCCGGCGCGGCGAGCTCGACCGGCGCGTGACGCTGGACGGGTATGACGAGATCAGCGCCCTGGCCTCCACCTTCAACCAGATGGGCGCCGAGCTGGAGCAGGCCCGCTCCCGGCTCATGCGCTGGAACGACGATCTGCGCGCCAAGGTGGACGAGGCCATGGCGGAGCTGAAGGCCGCCCAGGCCCAGCTGCTCGAGGCGCAGAAGCTGGCCGCCGTGGGGCAGCTCGGCGCCGGCGTGGCCCACGAGCTCAACAACCCCCTGGCCGGCATCCTCGGCTACGTCCAGCTCATGCTCATGAGCCGCGGCGAGACGGACGAGGACCTCGAGACGCTGCGGAAGATCGAGCAGAGCGCCAAGCGCTGCAAGGAGATCACCCAGAACCTGCTGCGCTTCTCCCAGCAGCGCGCCCGCGCGGATCTGCGCTCGGTGGACCTCAACGCCGTCGTCCGCGAGGCGCTCAGCCTCACCGAGCACCAGATGAAGACCGAGGGCATCACCCTCAAGCTGGAGCTGTCCTCACCCCCGGTGCGAGTGATGACCGACCCCGGCCACGCCTCGCAGGTGCTGCTGGCCCTGGTGTCCAACGCGCGCACCGCCATGCTCAAGACGTCCACCAAGGTGCTCACCCTCCGGACGGGTGAGCGCGAGGGCCGCGGCTTCCTCGAAGTCGAGGACACCGGCAAGGGCATCCTCCCCGAGCACCGCCACCGCGTCTTCGAGCCCTTCTTCACCACCAAGGACGTGTGGTCCAATGTGGGGCTCGGGCTCTCGGTGGCCTACCGCATCGTCAGCGAGGCGGGCGGGACGATCGAGCTGAAGAGCGAGGTAGGCAAGGGATCGTGCTTCACCGTCTTGATGGTGAAGGCGTGA
- a CDS encoding response regulator: MSELRHTLLLVDDEADVLDILVRMFQRQYRVLTATSGQEALSILRTQTVDVLITDQRMPEMTGIELVTAARAEGIDITALLLTGYTDPEDIIAAINQGQVYRYITKPWDVNDLLITVKNAVEYTQLRRDKERLLRQLNQRVEALFVLYEVSRASASDPPSYEAIIDRVLSAVARVLPYDCGAALIAPDDARSAILRLRCMGTVGEKALLGVKESMLGAYRRSSGQLLPEDRLTTRVTGTITQDASAPAVYPSQLTVSLVAGGKPVGMLSLFSQSAQAFSEDDGVLLDTLANQTADAIQSLRAVEEEARRRIERMVESMADGVLLTDEQDAIVVINPAARRLLRLGEEVASLTGRMLEERLGFEPSELIRGWEYSGSQVLKEEVELFERHIQCTVTPVNDARGTVRGVCVVLRDVTEQKVLEERKDEFVSMVSHELRTPLTSISGALDLVLNVLAGPINEKQQRYLAMARDSTEKLNSLVDDLLDLAKFAKGRLRMNFELTYLDELVRRTVEKYGPAFQERKVRVSTALPQHGLRVLADPNRVSQVLNNLLTNAVKFTPEGGEVTLELRATSALPGFVALTCWNSGEPIAEENLERIFDRFEQARTPSNRTVRGTGLGLAICRHIIEAHGGRIWCEPSSQGVRFVTVLPTEPPQELLKPEAAELSAAAAMARKPETRGRVLVIDGELELAYVIKGLLLGRGYDVRIAGSAEEGISAARRHHPDAILVAVRLPDVDGLRLAEILRHDPDTRRTPLLLNSSFDERQRAFRSGADAFLLRPLMVDKLLATVDSLVRGRTGQQHGRVLVVDDDPKIGGICSEVLASLGFEVAVVGSLDEARRSLRERRPDVILLDVGLPDGDGFVFIEEIKAERASGHISVIFLSARAETASKIRALKLGGDDYITKPFDALELGARVESVLRRKEQELSASPTTQLPGSNAIEREVQRRLMARRPFAFCYLDLDNLKAYNDYYGFAKADGVVRQTGDLLREIFAQEGTAGDFLGHVAGDDFVFITAPESVDRICQRAIEAFDRIIPLYYDRQDRERGHIEAEDRFGEKRKFPIMSVSIVAVMSDGVTHDHAELARRAADMKKRAKAIQGSVYLRSDRERESRTITG, encoded by the coding sequence TTGTCCGAACTCCGACACACCCTGCTTCTCGTCGATGACGAAGCGGACGTTCTGGACATCCTCGTCCGGATGTTCCAGCGGCAGTACCGCGTCCTCACCGCCACCTCAGGTCAGGAGGCGCTGTCCATCCTGAGGACCCAGACGGTGGACGTCCTCATCACGGACCAGCGGATGCCGGAGATGACGGGCATCGAGCTCGTCACCGCCGCGCGCGCCGAGGGCATCGACATCACCGCCCTGCTGCTGACCGGCTACACGGACCCCGAAGACATCATCGCCGCCATCAACCAGGGGCAGGTGTACCGCTACATCACCAAGCCCTGGGATGTGAACGATCTGCTCATCACCGTGAAGAACGCGGTGGAGTACACGCAGCTGCGGCGCGACAAGGAGCGGCTGCTGCGCCAGCTCAACCAGCGCGTGGAGGCCCTCTTCGTCCTCTACGAGGTGAGCCGCGCCAGCGCCTCGGATCCGCCCAGCTACGAGGCCATCATCGACCGCGTGCTCAGCGCGGTGGCGCGCGTGCTGCCGTACGACTGCGGCGCCGCCCTGATCGCCCCGGATGACGCGCGCAGCGCCATCCTGCGCCTGCGGTGCATGGGCACGGTGGGCGAGAAGGCCCTGCTGGGCGTCAAGGAGTCCATGCTCGGCGCCTACCGCCGCAGCTCCGGCCAGCTGCTGCCCGAGGACCGGCTCACCACGCGCGTCACCGGCACCATCACCCAGGACGCCAGCGCGCCGGCCGTCTACCCCAGCCAGCTCACCGTGTCCCTGGTGGCCGGCGGCAAGCCCGTGGGCATGCTGTCCCTGTTCTCCCAGAGCGCCCAGGCGTTCAGCGAGGACGACGGCGTGCTGCTGGACACGCTGGCCAACCAGACGGCGGACGCCATCCAGTCCCTGCGCGCGGTGGAGGAAGAGGCCCGCCGCCGCATCGAGCGCATGGTCGAGTCCATGGCGGACGGCGTGCTGCTCACCGACGAGCAGGACGCCATCGTCGTCATCAACCCCGCGGCCCGGCGCCTGCTGCGGCTGGGCGAGGAGGTGGCCAGCCTCACCGGGCGGATGCTGGAGGAGCGCCTGGGCTTCGAGCCCTCCGAGCTCATCCGCGGCTGGGAGTACAGCGGCTCGCAGGTGCTCAAGGAGGAGGTGGAGCTGTTCGAGCGCCACATCCAGTGCACCGTCACGCCCGTCAACGACGCGCGCGGCACCGTGCGCGGCGTGTGCGTGGTGCTGCGCGACGTCACCGAGCAGAAGGTGCTCGAGGAGCGCAAGGACGAGTTCGTCTCCATGGTGAGCCACGAGCTGCGCACCCCGCTCACCTCCATCTCCGGCGCCCTGGATCTGGTGCTCAACGTCCTGGCCGGGCCCATCAACGAGAAGCAGCAGCGCTACCTGGCCATGGCCAGGGACTCCACCGAGAAGCTCAACTCGCTCGTGGACGATCTGCTGGACCTGGCGAAGTTCGCCAAGGGCCGGCTGCGGATGAACTTCGAGCTGACGTACCTGGACGAGCTGGTGCGCCGCACCGTGGAGAAGTACGGGCCAGCCTTCCAGGAGCGCAAGGTGAGGGTGTCCACCGCGCTGCCGCAGCACGGCTTGCGCGTGCTGGCCGACCCCAACCGCGTCAGCCAGGTGCTCAACAACCTGCTCACCAACGCCGTGAAGTTCACCCCCGAGGGCGGCGAGGTGACGCTGGAGCTGCGCGCCACCTCCGCGCTGCCGGGCTTCGTGGCGCTCACGTGCTGGAACAGCGGCGAGCCCATCGCCGAGGAGAACCTGGAGCGCATCTTCGACCGGTTCGAGCAGGCGCGCACCCCGTCCAACCGCACCGTGCGCGGCACCGGCCTGGGGCTGGCCATCTGCCGCCACATCATCGAGGCCCACGGCGGCCGCATCTGGTGCGAGCCGAGCTCCCAGGGCGTGCGCTTCGTCACCGTGCTGCCCACCGAGCCGCCCCAGGAGCTGCTCAAGCCCGAGGCCGCCGAGCTCTCCGCCGCCGCCGCCATGGCCCGCAAGCCCGAGACGCGCGGCCGGGTGCTCGTCATCGACGGCGAGCTGGAGCTGGCCTACGTCATCAAGGGCCTGCTGCTGGGCCGAGGCTATGACGTGCGCATCGCCGGCTCGGCGGAGGAGGGCATCAGCGCGGCCCGACGCCACCACCCGGACGCCATCCTCGTCGCGGTGCGCCTGCCGGACGTGGACGGCCTGCGCCTGGCGGAGATCCTCCGGCACGATCCGGACACCCGCCGCACGCCGCTGCTGCTCAACTCCTCCTTCGACGAGCGCCAGCGCGCGTTCCGCTCGGGCGCGGACGCCTTCCTGCTGCGCCCGCTCATGGTGGACAAGCTTTTGGCCACCGTGGACTCGCTGGTGCGCGGCCGCACCGGCCAGCAACACGGGCGCGTGCTGGTGGTGGACGACGATCCGAAGATTGGCGGCATCTGCAGCGAGGTGCTCGCCAGCCTCGGCTTCGAGGTCGCCGTGGTGGGCTCGCTGGACGAGGCCCGCCGCTCCCTGCGCGAGCGCCGGCCGGACGTCATCCTCCTGGACGTGGGCCTGCCCGACGGCGACGGCTTCGTCTTCATCGAGGAGATCAAGGCCGAGCGCGCCAGCGGCCACATCTCCGTCATCTTCCTGTCGGCCCGCGCCGAGACGGCCTCGAAGATCCGCGCGCTCAAGCTGGGCGGGGACGACTACATCACCAAGCCCTTCGACGCGCTGGAGCTGGGCGCCCGGGTGGAGAGCGTGCTGCGCCGCAAGGAGCAGGAGCTCAGCGCCTCGCCCACCACGCAGCTGCCGGGCTCCAACGCCATCGAGCGCGAGGTGCAGCGCCGGCTCATGGCGCGCCGGCCCTTCGCCTTCTGCTACCTGGACCTGGACAACCTCAAGGCCTACAACGACTACTACGGCTTCGCGAAGGCCGACGGCGTCGTGCGCCAGACGGGAGATCTGCTCCGGGAGATCTTCGCGCAGGAGGGCACGGCCGGGGACTTCCTGGGGCACGTGGCCGGGGACGACTTCGTCTTCATCACCGCGCCCGAGTCCGTGGACCGCATCTGTCAGCGGGCCATCGAGGCGTTCGATCGCATCATCCCGCTCTACTACGACAGGCAGGATCGCGAGCGGGGCCACATCGAAGCGGAGGACCGGTTCGGCGAGAAGCGGAAGTTCCCCATCATGAGCGTGTCCATCGTCGCGGTGATGAGCGACGGGGTGACGCACGACCATGCCGAGCTGGCACGGCGCGCGGCGGACATGAAGAAGCGGGCAAAGGCCATCCAGGGGTCCGTCTACCTGCGCAGTGATCGCGAGCGGGAGAGCCGGACCATCACCGGATGA
- a CDS encoding FecR family protein, translated as MSGTSPSRRQAPFIIGLVLILAALPLGYWLFLRPPPPPPPAPPPPVVVAPPVEEKLPDKPVKMEISEVSGTVEVRREGGNWESAKPGESLHPSDAVRTKDGSYAVLIGGESVVINMDPGTEVSVQELSSEVSRILLESGMATTTVRPGKLHMIEVKAAGSDAVARSTEGTFTMTNDGAGTVAVGTRQGEVSFLGNGKVVIVRAGQQSVVRPGTAGPSEPTQIPTSLLRKVQWPAGRQNKREITVQGEAEPGSRLEIAGQAFSPKKDGTFTRTVSLKEGENEVKLKVSSVGGNAEEASQKFHVDTKPPKLKITPPWENSGGQGTPAQGPE; from the coding sequence ATGTCTGGAACGTCACCCTCTCGGCGCCAGGCGCCCTTCATCATCGGGCTGGTCCTGATCCTGGCGGCTCTGCCGCTGGGGTACTGGCTGTTCCTGCGCCCACCGCCGCCGCCGCCTCCCGCTCCGCCTCCGCCGGTGGTGGTCGCGCCTCCCGTCGAGGAGAAGCTCCCGGACAAGCCGGTGAAGATGGAGATCAGCGAGGTGTCCGGCACCGTCGAGGTGCGGCGCGAGGGCGGCAACTGGGAGTCGGCGAAGCCCGGCGAGTCCCTCCACCCGTCGGATGCGGTGCGCACGAAGGACGGTTCGTACGCCGTGCTCATCGGCGGCGAGTCCGTGGTGATCAACATGGACCCCGGCACCGAGGTGTCGGTGCAGGAGCTGTCGTCCGAGGTGTCCCGCATCCTGCTCGAGAGCGGTATGGCGACGACCACGGTCCGCCCGGGCAAGCTGCACATGATCGAGGTGAAGGCCGCCGGCAGTGACGCGGTGGCGCGCTCCACCGAGGGTACCTTCACCATGACCAACGACGGCGCGGGCACCGTGGCCGTCGGCACCCGCCAGGGCGAGGTGTCGTTCCTCGGCAATGGCAAGGTGGTCATCGTCCGCGCCGGGCAGCAGTCCGTGGTGCGCCCGGGCACCGCCGGCCCCTCCGAGCCGACGCAGATCCCCACCAGCCTGCTGCGCAAGGTGCAGTGGCCGGCCGGGCGCCAGAACAAGCGCGAGATCACCGTCCAGGGCGAGGCCGAGCCCGGCAGCCGCCTGGAGATCGCCGGCCAGGCCTTCTCTCCCAAGAAGGACGGCACCTTCACCCGCACCGTCTCCCTGAAAGAAGGGGAGAACGAGGTGAAGCTCAAGGTCTCCTCGGTCGGCGGCAACGCCGAGGAGGCGAGCCAGAAGTTCCACGTCGACACCAAGCCCCCGAAGCTGAAGATCACGCCACCCTGGGAGAACTCAGGGGGTCAGGGAACACCCGCTCAAGGTCCGGAGTAG
- the lexA gene encoding transcriptional repressor LexA, translating to MEELTERQREILTFIVKETEARGFPPTIREIGEQMDIRSTNGVNDHLKALERKGYLNRGEQQSRSLVPTKRARMLLGLGAKKDSGLVDVPILGKVAAGAPALAQENMEDSVKIDSFLIGGAGREVFALRVKGQSMIEDGIHDGDYLFVRKTPAAQPGDIVVALIEDEATVKRYYPEGERIRFQPANATMSPIYVSKADFRSTMLLGIVVGVYRKLPGGRA from the coding sequence ATGGAAGAGTTGACGGAGCGCCAGCGCGAGATTCTGACCTTCATCGTGAAGGAGACGGAGGCGCGGGGATTCCCGCCCACGATCCGCGAGATTGGCGAGCAGATGGACATCCGCTCGACCAACGGCGTGAACGACCACCTGAAGGCCCTGGAGCGCAAGGGGTACCTGAACCGGGGCGAGCAGCAGAGCCGCTCGCTGGTGCCGACCAAGCGAGCGCGGATGCTGCTGGGGCTGGGGGCGAAGAAGGACTCGGGGCTGGTGGATGTGCCCATCCTGGGCAAGGTGGCGGCGGGTGCGCCGGCGCTGGCCCAGGAGAACATGGAGGACTCGGTCAAGATTGACAGCTTCCTCATCGGAGGCGCGGGCCGCGAGGTGTTCGCGCTGCGGGTGAAGGGGCAGTCGATGATCGAGGACGGCATCCACGACGGGGACTACCTGTTCGTGCGGAAGACGCCGGCGGCGCAGCCGGGAGACATCGTCGTGGCGCTCATCGAGGATGAGGCGACGGTGAAGCGGTACTACCCGGAGGGTGAGCGCATCCGGTTCCAGCCGGCCAACGCCACCATGTCGCCCATCTACGTGAGCAAGGCGGACTTCCGCTCGACGATGCTGCTGGGGATCGTCGTGGGCGTGTACCGGAAGCTGCCCGGCGGACGGGCCTGA